A section of the Scleropages formosus chromosome 16, fSclFor1.1, whole genome shotgun sequence genome encodes:
- the r3hcc1l gene encoding coiled-coil domain-containing protein R3HCC1L isoform X1 yields the protein MDKAPTCSRKPDQVLYTPRRSQSQGGPGKEECSSSCSARDRPQTQGTAGKARTRPRYGDKHKKSKGQGTCSKEGEGNILNGKAEGEKALQELLDVSVGPIEVQSPVRQSDSSETAGSETVYKEGGIPESPSNQTSLEELEKEEESWDTLFNDDGDCLDPHLIEELSAKAGKKKESIQEPQFNYYNWDVKPEVELREDELSHIVEIYDFPAEFKTEDLLRTFHSFTQRGFDIQWVDDTHALGLFNSPIAAKEALRMKNPMMKVRPLSQASSTSKAKARSCSDYLLPAKERPQTSAALARRLVIGALGVRSPQSREEREAEKKKLQEAREQKRLAAKQREDAWEGK from the exons ATGGACAAGGCCCCAACATGCTCCAGGAAGCCTGACCAGGTGCTTTACACCCCGAGGAGGAGCCAGTCTCAAGGAGGTCCTGGGAAGGAGGagtgctccagcagctgctcagCCAGAGACAGGCCCCAAACACAGGGGACTGCAGGCAAAGCCCGGACCAGGCCTCGCTATGGGGACAAACACAAGAAAAGCAAAGGGCAGGGAACCTGCTCCAAGGAAGGGGAGGGCAACATACTAAATGGAAAGGCAGAGGGTGAAAAAGCGTTACAGGAGCTACTGGATGTCTCTGTAGGACCAATAGAAGTTCAGAGCCCTGTGAGGCAGAGTGACAGTTCGGAAACAGCTGGATCTGAGACAGTCTACAAGGAAGGGGGCATCCCTGAGAGTCCGTCCAACCAGACAagcctggaggagctggagaaagaggaggaaagctGGGACACCCTTTTCAACGATGATGGCGACTGCTTGGATCCACACTTAATAGAGGAG CTCTCTGCAAAAGCCGGGAAGAAGAAGGAATCCATCCAGGAGCCACAGTTCAATTACTACAACTGGGATGTGAAGCCAGAGGTGGAGCTGCGGGAAGACGAGCTGTCGCACATCGTGGAGATCTACGACTTCCCTGCTGAGTTTAAAACGGAGGACCTGCTCCGGACCTTCCACTCGTTCAC GCAAAGGGGCTTTGACATCCAGTGGGTGGATGATACGCATGCTTTGGGTCTCTTCAACAGTCCAATAGCAG cTAAAGAGGCTCTGCGGATGAAGAACCCCATGATGAAGGTGCGGCCCCTTTCCCAAGCATCCTCCACCAGCAAGGCCAAGGCACGCAGCTGCTCAG ACTACCTGCTGCCTGCCAAGGAAAGACCCCAGACCAGCGCGGCTCTGGCCCGCAGGCTAGTGATCGGGGCCCTGGGAGTGCGCAGCCCGCAGAGCCGGGAGGAGCGTGAAGCTGAAAAGAAGAAGCTGCAGGAAGCGCGAG aaCAAAAGCGCTTGGCAGCAAAGCAGCGTGAGGATGCCTGGGAGGGCAAGTGA
- the r3hcc1l gene encoding coiled-coil domain-containing protein R3HCC1L isoform X2: MDKAPTCSRKPDQVLYTPRRSQSQGGPGKEECSSSCSARDRPQTQGTAGKARTRPRYGDKHKKSKGQGTCSKEGEGNILNGKAEGEKALQELLDVSVGPIEVQSPVRQSDSSETAGSETVYKEGGIPESPSNQTSLEELEKEEESWDTLFNDDGDCLDPHLIEELSAKAGKKKESIQEPQFNYYNWDVKPEVELREDELSHIVEIYDFPAEFKTEDLLRTFHSFTQRGFDIQWVDDTHALGLFNSPIAAKEALRMKNPMMKVRPLSQASSTSKAKARSCSDYLLPAKERPQTSAALARRLVIGALGVRSPQSREEREAEKKKLQEARGRT; this comes from the exons ATGGACAAGGCCCCAACATGCTCCAGGAAGCCTGACCAGGTGCTTTACACCCCGAGGAGGAGCCAGTCTCAAGGAGGTCCTGGGAAGGAGGagtgctccagcagctgctcagCCAGAGACAGGCCCCAAACACAGGGGACTGCAGGCAAAGCCCGGACCAGGCCTCGCTATGGGGACAAACACAAGAAAAGCAAAGGGCAGGGAACCTGCTCCAAGGAAGGGGAGGGCAACATACTAAATGGAAAGGCAGAGGGTGAAAAAGCGTTACAGGAGCTACTGGATGTCTCTGTAGGACCAATAGAAGTTCAGAGCCCTGTGAGGCAGAGTGACAGTTCGGAAACAGCTGGATCTGAGACAGTCTACAAGGAAGGGGGCATCCCTGAGAGTCCGTCCAACCAGACAagcctggaggagctggagaaagaggaggaaagctGGGACACCCTTTTCAACGATGATGGCGACTGCTTGGATCCACACTTAATAGAGGAG CTCTCTGCAAAAGCCGGGAAGAAGAAGGAATCCATCCAGGAGCCACAGTTCAATTACTACAACTGGGATGTGAAGCCAGAGGTGGAGCTGCGGGAAGACGAGCTGTCGCACATCGTGGAGATCTACGACTTCCCTGCTGAGTTTAAAACGGAGGACCTGCTCCGGACCTTCCACTCGTTCAC GCAAAGGGGCTTTGACATCCAGTGGGTGGATGATACGCATGCTTTGGGTCTCTTCAACAGTCCAATAGCAG cTAAAGAGGCTCTGCGGATGAAGAACCCCATGATGAAGGTGCGGCCCCTTTCCCAAGCATCCTCCACCAGCAAGGCCAAGGCACGCAGCTGCTCAG ACTACCTGCTGCCTGCCAAGGAAAGACCCCAGACCAGCGCGGCTCTGGCCCGCAGGCTAGTGATCGGGGCCCTGGGAGTGCGCAGCCCGCAGAGCCGGGAGGAGCGTGAAGCTGAAAAGAAGAAGCTGCAGGAAGCGCGAG GTCGTACATAA